From Rhizobium favelukesii, the proteins below share one genomic window:
- a CDS encoding acetyl-CoA carboxylase carboxyltransferase subunit alpha translates to MHNYLDFEKPISDLEGKIIELKKLASEDESIDTSDEIGRLEVRVREAMVDIYSKLNAWQKTQVARHPQRPHFVDYAKTLFQEFTPLAGDRKFSEDAAIQAGLARFRGQPVAVLGQEKGNDTKSRLKHNFGSARPEGYRKAIRILEMADRFGLPVITLVDTAGAYPGVGAEERGQAEAIARSTEMCLSVKVPIVSVVIGEGGSGGAIAIATGNRVYMLEHAIYSVISPEGAASILWRDSARAREAATNMKITSDDLKSLGIIDGIISEPLGGAHRDPDSVIAATGDVIANALGELSNRTGEQLRNDRRQKFLNMGRNL, encoded by the coding sequence ATGCACAACTATCTCGACTTCGAAAAGCCGATCTCCGACCTCGAAGGCAAGATCATCGAACTGAAGAAGCTCGCCTCAGAAGACGAGAGCATCGACACATCCGATGAAATCGGCAGGCTCGAAGTTCGCGTTCGCGAAGCGATGGTCGACATCTATTCGAAGCTCAACGCCTGGCAGAAGACGCAGGTTGCGCGCCATCCGCAGCGACCGCATTTCGTCGATTATGCCAAGACGCTGTTTCAGGAATTCACGCCGCTCGCCGGCGACCGCAAGTTTTCCGAAGACGCCGCGATCCAGGCAGGGCTTGCCCGCTTCCGCGGCCAGCCTGTCGCCGTTCTCGGTCAGGAAAAGGGCAACGACACGAAGAGCCGCCTGAAACACAATTTCGGCAGCGCACGTCCGGAAGGCTACCGTAAGGCGATCCGCATTCTCGAGATGGCTGACCGCTTCGGTCTCCCCGTCATTACGCTCGTCGATACGGCAGGCGCCTATCCGGGCGTCGGCGCCGAAGAGCGCGGCCAGGCCGAAGCCATCGCCCGGTCGACGGAAATGTGCCTATCGGTAAAGGTGCCGATCGTTTCCGTCGTTATCGGCGAAGGTGGTTCGGGCGGCGCGATTGCAATCGCCACCGGCAACCGCGTCTACATGCTGGAGCACGCAATCTATAGCGTGATTTCGCCGGAAGGCGCGGCCTCGATTCTCTGGCGTGATTCCGCCCGCGCCAGGGAAGCCGCCACCAACATGAAGATCACGTCTGACGATCTGAAGTCGCTCGGCATCATCGACGGTATCATCAGCGAGCCGCTCGGCGGCGCGCATCGTGATCCGGACAGCGTGATCGCTGCGACAGGTGATGTCATTGCCAATGCTCTCGGGGAACTTTCCAATCGCACGGGAGAGCAGCTTCGCAACGATCGCAGGCAGAAATTTCTCAACATGGGCCGCAATTTGTAG
- a CDS encoding DUF2938 domain-containing protein → MFDIFWRSVAIGIGATVLMDIWAIVLAKATGGPLPNWAPVGRWFWHLKNGKVFHDDIGTAAPCEHELALGWIGHYAVGIVYAILLVLLVGPGWLAEPTFLPAWIWAIVTVGAGWFLLQPGLGIGWAASKTPNPNKVRFLNLVAHTIFGFGLYATALLIR, encoded by the coding sequence ATGTTTGATATTTTCTGGCGTTCTGTCGCCATCGGCATCGGGGCGACCGTCCTTATGGACATCTGGGCAATTGTTCTTGCGAAAGCCACGGGCGGCCCGCTGCCGAATTGGGCGCCGGTCGGGCGCTGGTTCTGGCACCTGAAGAATGGCAAGGTCTTCCACGACGATATCGGCACCGCCGCACCTTGCGAACATGAACTCGCGCTCGGCTGGATCGGCCATTATGCGGTCGGCATTGTCTACGCCATTCTGCTCGTGCTGCTCGTCGGGCCGGGTTGGCTGGCGGAGCCGACTTTCCTGCCGGCCTGGATCTGGGCGATCGTCACCGTTGGTGCCGGCTGGTTCCTGCTGCAGCCCGGTCTTGGCATCGGCTGGGCGGCGTCGAAGACGCCGAACCCGAACAAGGTGCGCTTCCTCAATCTGGTGGCGCATACCATCTTCGGCTTCGGGCTTTATGCGACGGCGCTTCTGATCCGCTGA
- a CDS encoding HlyC/CorC family transporter, which produces MTLEGTLAFLSASWPEIVSIVALVLMSAFFSGSETALTAVSRSRIHTLEANGEERAGLVRRLIERRDRLIGALLIGNNLANILSSSLATSLFLGLFGNSGVALATLAMTVILVIFAEVLPKSWAISTPDRFALNVAYAVKLFVAVVGPLSSFVNAIVRWLLSLFGINLSRETSMLSAHEELRGTVDLLHREGSFVKADRDRLGGVLDLGELELSDIMVHRTAMRAINADDPPEVVVRTILESPFTRMPLWRGSTDNIIGVVHSKDLLRALAERDAEPEHLDIVKIAQKPWFVPDSTSLEAQLNAFLRRKQHFAVVVDEYGEVQGIVTLEDILEEIVGDIADEHDIDIQGVRQEADGSIVVDGNVPIRDLNRALDWNLPDEEATTIAGLVIHESMTIPEERQAFTFHEKRFIVMKREKNRITKLRIRPAEENEAGPASG; this is translated from the coding sequence ATGACCCTCGAAGGCACGCTGGCATTTCTTTCCGCATCCTGGCCGGAAATTGTCTCCATCGTGGCCCTCGTGCTCATGTCTGCGTTTTTCTCCGGCTCGGAAACGGCGCTGACGGCGGTCTCCCGCAGCCGTATCCACACGCTCGAAGCCAATGGCGAGGAACGCGCGGGGCTGGTGCGGCGGCTCATCGAACGCCGCGACCGGCTGATCGGCGCGCTGCTGATCGGCAACAATCTCGCCAACATCCTTTCCTCGTCGCTGGCGACCAGCCTGTTTCTCGGGCTGTTCGGCAATTCCGGCGTGGCGCTTGCCACTCTCGCAATGACCGTCATCCTGGTCATCTTCGCCGAGGTGCTGCCGAAAAGCTGGGCGATTTCGACGCCGGATCGGTTCGCGCTCAATGTCGCCTATGCGGTTAAGCTGTTCGTCGCGGTCGTCGGCCCGCTGTCATCCTTTGTCAATGCGATCGTGCGCTGGCTCCTGTCGCTCTTTGGTATCAACCTCTCGCGTGAGACCTCAATGCTTTCGGCCCACGAGGAACTGCGCGGCACCGTCGATCTGCTGCACCGCGAGGGATCGTTCGTCAAGGCAGACCGCGACCGCCTGGGTGGCGTCCTCGATCTCGGTGAACTCGAACTTTCCGACATTATGGTCCACCGCACGGCGATGCGGGCGATCAACGCGGACGATCCGCCGGAGGTGGTCGTAAGGACGATCCTGGAAAGCCCCTTTACCCGAATGCCGCTCTGGCGCGGCTCGACGGACAATATCATCGGCGTGGTTCATTCCAAGGATCTGCTGCGCGCGCTTGCCGAGCGCGATGCCGAGCCGGAACATCTCGATATCGTCAAGATCGCGCAGAAGCCGTGGTTCGTGCCTGACAGCACCAGTCTCGAAGCGCAGCTAAATGCCTTCCTGCGCCGCAAGCAGCACTTCGCCGTCGTCGTCGACGAGTACGGCGAAGTGCAGGGCATCGTGACGCTGGAGGACATCCTCGAGGAGATTGTCGGAGATATTGCCGATGAGCACGACATCGACATACAGGGCGTGCGCCAGGAGGCGGACGGTTCGATCGTGGTCGATGGCAACGTCCCGATCCGCGATCTCAACCGCGCCCTCGACTGGAATCTGCCGGATGAGGAGGCGACGACGATCGCCGGCCTCGTGATCCACGAATCGATGACCATCCCAGAGGAGCGGCAGGCCTTCACCTTCCATGAAAAGCGCTTCATCGTCATGAAGCGCGAAAAGAACCGCATCACGAAACTTCGTATCCGGCCGGCGGAGGAAAACGAGGCAGGTCCGGCTTCAGGCTGA
- a CDS encoding M20 aminoacylase family protein — MPILNRAAELQDEVTEWRRHIHARPELLFAVETTAAFVAEKLKEFGVDEIVTGIGRTGVVGLIKGKGEGARTIGLRADMDALPLTEISGKPWASTTPGKMHACGHDGHTAMLLGAAKYLAETRNFNGNIAVIFQPAEEGGGGGNLMVKDGMMERFGIEEVYGMHNLPGLPVGHFAIRSGAIMAATDEFTITIKGRGGHAAQPHRTIDPIAIGAQVVSNLQLIASRSVDPLRSVVVSVTKFNAGFAHNVIPNDATIAGTVRTLDEEVRDLAETRLKQVVNGLVAAHGAEVDINFNRNYPVTFNHATETGHALRIAGEIAGAGNVNAEIDPMMGGEDFSYMLNARPGAFIFIGNGDTAGLHNAAYDFNDETIAHGISYWVRLAEQRLGA; from the coding sequence ATGCCGATTTTGAACAGAGCCGCCGAACTTCAGGACGAAGTGACAGAGTGGCGACGGCATATCCATGCGCGTCCCGAACTTCTCTTCGCGGTCGAAACCACCGCTGCCTTCGTGGCCGAGAAACTCAAGGAGTTCGGTGTCGACGAGATCGTCACCGGCATCGGCAGGACCGGCGTCGTTGGCCTGATCAAGGGCAAGGGCGAAGGCGCGCGCACCATTGGCCTGCGCGCCGACATGGATGCCCTGCCGCTCACCGAAATCAGCGGCAAGCCCTGGGCCTCGACGACCCCGGGCAAGATGCATGCCTGCGGCCACGACGGCCATACCGCCATGCTGCTCGGCGCGGCGAAATATCTGGCCGAGACGCGCAACTTCAACGGCAATATTGCGGTCATTTTCCAGCCGGCCGAAGAAGGCGGCGGCGGCGGCAACCTGATGGTCAAGGACGGCATGATGGAGCGCTTCGGCATCGAAGAGGTCTACGGCATGCACAACCTGCCGGGCCTTCCGGTCGGTCACTTCGCCATCCGCAGCGGCGCGATCATGGCCGCCACCGACGAGTTCACCATCACCATCAAGGGCCGCGGCGGCCATGCGGCACAGCCGCACCGGACGATCGATCCGATCGCGATCGGCGCGCAGGTCGTCAGCAACCTGCAGCTGATTGCTTCCCGCAGCGTCGACCCGCTGCGCTCGGTCGTCGTCTCGGTCACCAAGTTCAATGCCGGTTTCGCGCACAACGTCATCCCGAACGATGCGACGATCGCCGGCACGGTGCGCACGCTCGACGAAGAGGTGCGCGACCTCGCCGAGACGCGCCTGAAGCAGGTGGTTAACGGCCTGGTTGCGGCCCATGGAGCCGAGGTCGACATCAACTTCAACCGTAACTATCCGGTGACCTTCAACCACGCGACGGAAACCGGCCACGCCCTTCGCATCGCTGGCGAGATCGCCGGCGCCGGCAATGTGAATGCCGAGATCGACCCGATGATGGGCGGCGAGGACTTCTCCTACATGCTGAACGCCCGTCCGGGCGCATTCATCTTCATCGGCAACGGCGACACGGCCGGCCTGCACAACGCCGCCTACGATTTCAACGACGAAACCATTGCCCACGGCATTTCCTACTGGGTGCGGCTTGCCGAACAGCGCCTCGGTGCCTGA
- a CDS encoding shikimate kinase yields MSDPVLTVAESLKDRARAALGSRNLILVGLMGAGKSSVGRIVAHQLGIPFVDSDAEIEKVSRMSISELFAAYGEEEFRALETRVMKRLLKNGPRVVSTGGGAFINDRTRKHIKKGGVSIWLKADLDVLWERVSKRDTRPLLKTENPKQTLENLMNARYPIYELADLTVLSRDVRKELMADEVLQAVIDARTESAA; encoded by the coding sequence ATGAGCGACCCAGTTCTGACCGTTGCCGAAAGCTTGAAAGACAGGGCTCGTGCTGCGCTCGGTTCTCGCAATCTGATCCTGGTCGGATTGATGGGCGCAGGCAAATCCTCCGTCGGTCGGATCGTCGCCCATCAGCTCGGCATCCCTTTCGTCGACAGCGACGCCGAGATCGAGAAGGTCTCGCGCATGTCCATTAGCGAGCTCTTCGCCGCTTACGGCGAGGAAGAGTTCCGCGCGCTTGAAACCCGCGTGATGAAGCGCCTGCTGAAGAATGGTCCGCGCGTGGTCTCTACCGGCGGCGGCGCTTTCATCAACGACCGGACGCGCAAGCATATCAAGAAGGGCGGCGTCTCCATCTGGTTGAAGGCGGACCTCGACGTTCTCTGGGAGCGGGTCAGCAAGCGCGATACGCGGCCGTTGCTCAAGACCGAGAACCCCAAGCAGACCCTCGAAAACCTGATGAACGCGCGTTATCCGATCTACGAGCTCGCCGACCTCACCGTCCTCTCGCGCGATGTGCGCAAGGAACTGATGGCGGATGAGGTTCTCCAAGCCGTGATCGATGCCCGAACCGAAAGTGCAGCCTGA
- a CDS encoding CobW family GTP-binding protein translates to MSAASDRIPVTILTGFLGAGKSTLLNRILKDPAMRDAAVIINEFGDVGIDHLLVESSGDAIIELSDGCLCCTVRGELVDTLANLMDAVQTGRVKPVNRVVIETTGLADPAPVMQAIMGNPIIATNFDLDGIVTVVDAVNGSQTLDNHEEAVKQAAVADRLLIAKRTMVPPEVLRALEARLDALNPRAALMDADSAEAGQASVLVNGLYDPATKIADVGRWLRDEDAHDAHHHEHHHHGADGHHHHHHHGHDHQDPHDVNRHDSSIRSFSIVEDKPIDPMALDMFIDLLRSAHGEKLLRMKAIVAVSDRPDRPLVLHGVQSIFHPPSRLPAWPDPEDRRTRMVLITRDLPEAFVKDLFDAFLGKPGVDTPDRTALNDNPLAVPGMRF, encoded by the coding sequence ATGAGCGCTGCTTCCGATCGGATACCGGTCACCATCCTGACCGGCTTTCTGGGTGCCGGCAAATCGACACTGCTGAACCGCATCCTCAAGGATCCGGCGATGAGGGATGCCGCTGTCATCATCAATGAGTTCGGTGACGTCGGCATCGATCACCTGCTGGTGGAAAGCTCAGGTGACGCGATCATCGAGCTCTCGGATGGCTGCCTTTGCTGCACGGTGCGCGGCGAGCTGGTCGATACGCTGGCAAACCTGATGGATGCGGTGCAGACCGGTCGCGTCAAGCCGGTCAACCGGGTCGTCATCGAGACGACGGGGCTTGCCGATCCGGCACCGGTCATGCAGGCGATCATGGGCAACCCCATCATCGCCACCAATTTCGATCTCGACGGCATCGTGACGGTGGTCGATGCGGTCAACGGTTCGCAGACACTCGACAATCACGAGGAAGCGGTCAAGCAGGCGGCAGTTGCGGATCGGCTGCTCATCGCCAAGCGGACGATGGTGCCGCCGGAGGTGTTGCGGGCGCTGGAAGCGCGTCTTGATGCACTCAACCCGCGTGCGGCGCTGATGGATGCCGACAGCGCCGAAGCCGGACAGGCGAGTGTGTTGGTCAATGGTCTCTATGATCCGGCAACCAAGATCGCCGACGTCGGTCGCTGGCTGCGGGATGAGGATGCGCATGATGCGCACCACCATGAACACCATCACCATGGCGCTGACGGACATCATCACCATCATCATCACGGACACGATCATCAGGACCCGCATGACGTGAACCGCCACGATTCCTCGATCCGGTCCTTCTCGATCGTCGAGGACAAGCCAATCGACCCGATGGCGCTCGATATGTTCATCGATCTCTTGCGTTCGGCGCACGGCGAAAAGCTGTTGCGGATGAAGGCGATCGTCGCGGTATCCGACCGGCCAGATCGACCGCTGGTGCTTCACGGCGTGCAGAGCATCTTCCACCCGCCGTCCCGTCTGCCGGCCTGGCCTGACCCTGAGGACCGCCGCACGCGCATGGTGCTGATCACCAGGGATTTGCCCGAAGCCTTCGTCAAGGATCTGTTCGATGCGTTTCTCGGCAAGCCGGGTGTCGATACGCCGGATCGGACGGCGCTGAACGACAATCCGCTCGCCGTGCCGGGCATGCGGTTCTGA
- a CDS encoding D-alanyl-D-alanine carboxypeptidase family protein: MSTRQNRLFAALRPLSIAASAAAIALSASAQAYANPHILVDVQSGRVLEHDEAFRKWYPASLTKLMTVYTVFDAVRAGQISLDTPVVMSKRAAAQPPAKMYFKPGQKLTLDSALKILMVKSANDIAVAVAEAVGGTQEAFVLKMNAEAAKLGMTDSHFVNPNGLPGKGQYTTARDLAVLSVALRREFPQYAGYFSLEGITTGTKNVPSINALIGRFAGADGMKTGFICASGFNQIASATRSGRTLISVVLGTDSLAARADASADLLQKGFTSQFAAPDTLSSLRPYGPGQDQVTDITANICSAKGAKVRSETRDEVGRMKVLSPYIQEMDHEPNFVFAGLIPGQNEPQPDKLATADTAGTIANVPVPLPRPTSF, translated from the coding sequence GTGTCGACGCGCCAGAACCGTTTGTTTGCCGCTTTGCGGCCGCTCTCAATCGCAGCTTCCGCAGCCGCTATCGCTCTTTCGGCCTCCGCCCAAGCCTATGCGAACCCGCATATTCTCGTCGATGTCCAGAGCGGCCGCGTGCTGGAGCACGACGAGGCGTTCCGTAAATGGTATCCCGCCTCGCTGACCAAGCTGATGACCGTCTATACAGTGTTCGATGCGGTTCGCGCCGGTCAGATCAGCCTCGACACGCCTGTTGTGATGAGCAAGCGGGCGGCCGCCCAGCCGCCGGCGAAGATGTATTTCAAGCCGGGACAGAAACTGACGCTCGACAGCGCACTGAAGATCCTGATGGTCAAGTCGGCGAATGACATCGCGGTTGCCGTTGCTGAGGCCGTCGGCGGCACGCAGGAAGCCTTCGTGCTGAAGATGAACGCCGAGGCAGCAAAGCTCGGCATGACGGATTCCCATTTCGTCAATCCCAACGGCCTGCCCGGCAAAGGCCAGTACACGACGGCGCGCGATCTTGCGGTTCTCTCCGTCGCACTGCGCCGCGAGTTCCCGCAATATGCCGGCTATTTCTCGCTTGAGGGCATCACGACGGGCACCAAGAATGTGCCGAGCATCAACGCTCTGATCGGCCGTTTCGCAGGCGCGGACGGCATGAAGACCGGCTTCATCTGCGCCTCGGGCTTCAACCAGATCGCCTCGGCAACCCGCAGCGGCCGCACGCTGATCTCCGTTGTACTCGGCACCGACAGCCTTGCGGCGCGCGCGGATGCCTCCGCTGACTTGCTGCAGAAGGGCTTCACCTCGCAGTTTGCCGCGCCCGACACGCTCAGTTCGCTGCGGCCCTATGGGCCGGGCCAGGATCAGGTGACCGACATCACTGCCAATATCTGCAGCGCCAAGGGCGCCAAGGTCCGCAGTGAAACGCGCGACGAGGTCGGCCGCATGAAGGTCCTGTCGCCCTATATCCAGGAAATGGACCACGAGCCGAATTTCGTCTTCGCGGGACTTATTCCGGGTCAGAACGAACCGCAGCCGGACAAATTGGCCACTGCGGATACCGCCGGGACGATCGCCAACGTGCCGGTGCCGCTGCCGCGTCCGACCTCTTTTTAA
- the aroB gene encoding 3-dehydroquinate synthase, whose translation MNAIASAFERKVHVPLGERAYDILIGPGLIARAGAEIASRLKGRKAAVITDEHVAPLYLEALVQSLEAAGIASATLVLPAGEKTKSFEHLMTVCDKVLEARIERNDYVIALGGGVIGDLSGFAAGIVRRGVRFVQVPTSLLSQVDSSVGGKTGINSRRGKNLVGVFHQPDLVLADTDVLNSLSAREFRAGYAEVAKYGLIDKPDFFAWLEANWQAVFAGGAARIEAIATSCQAKSDVVVADERETGQRALLNLGHTFGHALEAATAYDSSRLVHGEGVSIGMVLAHEFSARMNLASPDDARRVESHLKGVGLPTRMAEIPGTLPSAEVLMDAIAQDKKVKGGKLTFILTRGIGQSFVANDVPASEVLSFLKEKHPQ comes from the coding sequence ATGAATGCGATTGCCTCCGCCTTTGAACGCAAGGTTCACGTGCCGCTCGGCGAGCGCGCCTACGATATCCTGATCGGACCAGGCCTGATCGCCCGCGCCGGTGCAGAGATCGCGTCGCGCCTGAAGGGCCGGAAAGCGGCCGTCATCACCGATGAGCACGTGGCGCCGCTTTATCTTGAGGCGCTGGTCCAAAGCCTCGAGGCGGCAGGCATCGCCTCGGCAACCCTCGTGCTGCCGGCGGGCGAGAAGACCAAGAGCTTCGAGCACCTGATGACCGTTTGCGACAAGGTCCTTGAAGCGCGGATTGAGCGTAACGACTATGTCATCGCGCTCGGTGGCGGCGTGATCGGCGATCTCTCCGGCTTTGCTGCTGGCATCGTGCGCCGCGGTGTGCGTTTCGTGCAGGTGCCGACCTCGCTGTTGTCGCAGGTCGATTCCTCGGTTGGCGGCAAAACAGGCATCAACAGCCGGCGCGGCAAGAATCTCGTCGGCGTCTTCCATCAGCCCGACCTCGTGCTCGCCGACACCGACGTCCTGAATTCGCTGAGCGCGCGGGAGTTCCGCGCCGGCTATGCCGAGGTGGCGAAATACGGCCTGATCGACAAGCCGGATTTCTTCGCCTGGCTGGAAGCCAACTGGCAGGCGGTTTTTGCCGGCGGTGCCGCCCGCATCGAGGCTATCGCCACAAGCTGCCAGGCAAAGTCCGATGTCGTCGTGGCCGATGAACGCGAAACTGGACAACGCGCGCTGCTCAATCTCGGCCACACCTTCGGCCATGCGCTGGAGGCGGCCACCGCCTATGACAGTTCGCGTCTCGTACACGGCGAAGGCGTGTCGATCGGCATGGTTCTGGCGCACGAGTTTTCGGCGCGCATGAACTTGGCGAGCCCGGACGACGCACGCCGTGTCGAAAGCCACCTGAAGGGTGTCGGTCTGCCGACGCGCATGGCAGAAATCCCAGGAACGCTGCCATCTGCTGAAGTGCTGATGGACGCGATCGCCCAGGACAAGAAGGTGAAGGGCGGCAAACTGACCTTCATCCTGACCCGCGGCATCGGGCAGTCCTTTGTCGCCAATGATGTTCCCGCCTCGGAAGTGCTGAGCTTCCTCAAGGAGAAACACCCGCAATGA
- a CDS encoding sulfurtransferase TusA family protein — MSAILYDLRGLKCPLPVLKTRRKMSSLPKGALIRVETTDPLAGIDIPHFCNEDGHELIEAEKTEAGHRFLIRKG, encoded by the coding sequence GTGAGCGCCATTCTCTATGATCTGCGCGGCCTCAAGTGCCCGCTTCCGGTGCTGAAGACACGCCGCAAGATGTCCTCCCTGCCGAAGGGTGCATTGATCCGCGTCGAAACGACCGATCCGCTCGCCGGAATAGACATCCCTCACTTCTGCAACGAAGACGGCCACGAGCTCATCGAGGCCGAAAAGACCGAGGCCGGCCACCGCTTCCTCATCCGCAAGGGATAG
- a CDS encoding L,D-transpeptidase family protein, protein MRIRHFAYVSLMALALAGCNDALETAQVDLSRVKNKVEQPLPPRILSEISAKGMQRNSPIMIRIFKEEGALEIWKAKTDNRFDKIADYKICAWSGRLGPKVKEGDRQAPEGFYNLSRANLNPNSKYYLAINTGFPNRYDAVNGRSGTNLMIHGACSSSGCYSMTDQQVLEIYAFARDAFAGGQSTVQLQAFPFRMTAENMVRHRLNPNIEFWNMLKVGYDNFEVTKRPPEVNFCEKKYVFNQQATDNATFNPAGACPAMSTPPALTAALASYGKTYDADYSKAMKKYDGMAWYDPSEAERKAVVAKLRKGRELAYAPTGTSLEAGKMVKVAELEEMAASKTASTVAANAAPGAAPATPEAKAIAVAAAVPAQVPVPTPSPLAFAPVEQSVPVEVASKKPFWKFWGKD, encoded by the coding sequence ATGCGCATTCGTCATTTTGCTTATGTTTCCCTGATGGCGCTGGCCTTGGCCGGGTGCAACGATGCATTGGAAACCGCTCAGGTGGACCTCTCGAGGGTCAAGAACAAGGTCGAGCAGCCGCTGCCGCCGCGTATCCTGTCCGAGATCTCCGCCAAGGGCATGCAGCGCAATTCGCCGATCATGATCCGCATCTTCAAGGAAGAAGGTGCGCTGGAGATCTGGAAGGCGAAGACCGATAATCGCTTCGACAAGATCGCCGACTATAAGATCTGTGCCTGGTCGGGCCGCCTTGGTCCGAAGGTGAAAGAGGGTGACCGGCAGGCGCCGGAAGGCTTCTACAACCTGAGCCGCGCCAACCTGAATCCGAATTCGAAGTATTATCTCGCCATCAACACCGGCTTTCCGAACCGCTATGACGCGGTCAATGGCCGCAGCGGCACCAATCTGATGATCCATGGCGCCTGCTCGTCGTCAGGCTGCTATTCGATGACCGACCAGCAGGTGCTTGAGATCTATGCCTTCGCCCGTGATGCCTTCGCCGGCGGCCAGTCGACGGTGCAGCTTCAGGCCTTCCCCTTCCGCATGACCGCGGAGAACATGGTGCGGCATCGCCTGAACCCGAACATCGAGTTCTGGAACATGCTGAAGGTCGGCTACGACAACTTCGAGGTCACGAAGCGACCTCCTGAGGTGAATTTCTGCGAGAAGAAGTACGTCTTCAACCAGCAGGCAACCGACAACGCCACCTTCAATCCGGCCGGAGCGTGCCCGGCAATGTCGACGCCGCCGGCGCTGACGGCCGCCCTTGCCTCCTACGGCAAAACCTACGACGCCGACTATTCCAAGGCCATGAAGAAGTATGACGGCATGGCCTGGTACGATCCGAGCGAGGCCGAACGCAAGGCTGTGGTCGCCAAGCTGCGGAAGGGTCGCGAGCTCGCCTATGCACCGACCGGCACCTCGCTCGAAGCGGGCAAGATGGTCAAGGTCGCAGAACTCGAAGAAATGGCGGCCAGCAAGACCGCGTCCACGGTGGCCGCCAATGCAGCGCCCGGCGCTGCGCCGGCGACGCCCGAAGCAAAGGCGATCGCAGTCGCCGCCGCCGTTCCGGCCCAGGTTCCCGTCCCCACGCCAAGCCCCCTGGCATTCGCGCCGGTGGAGCAGTCGGTGCCGGTGGAGGTCGCCTCAAAGAAACCGTTCTGGAAGTTCTGGGGCAAGGATTGA
- the xerD gene encoding site-specific tyrosine recombinase XerD, whose translation MKDLGWVHVEAFLEMMSAERGAAANTLSSYERDLDDLHAFLNGKGVRLMDAASADLSAYLSSLAAQGFKPSSQARRLAAMRQFYKFLYAEGLRTDDPTGVLDAPKKGRALPKTMGVDEVGRLLEQAETEAQDPAPGQLQRLRMLALLELLYATGMRVSELVSLPARVLDQDGRFLMIRGKGNKERLVPLSHSAIAALKLYGRMLAAENVAAKVPQESPWLFQAASKEGYLPRQVFARDLKNLAIRAGLTPSMISPHVMRHAFASHLLANGADLRVVQELLGHSDISTTQIYTHVLEERLQQLVQTHHPLAKQAKKQE comes from the coding sequence ATGAAGGATCTCGGCTGGGTTCACGTCGAAGCCTTTCTGGAGATGATGAGCGCGGAGCGGGGTGCGGCCGCAAATACGCTCTCCTCCTATGAGCGCGACCTCGACGATCTGCACGCCTTCCTGAACGGCAAAGGCGTCCGCCTGATGGACGCGGCGTCGGCGGATCTTTCGGCCTATCTCTCCTCACTCGCTGCCCAAGGGTTCAAGCCTTCCTCCCAAGCGCGGCGGCTGGCTGCGATGCGCCAATTCTACAAATTCCTCTATGCCGAGGGCCTGCGCACCGACGATCCGACCGGCGTTCTCGATGCGCCGAAGAAAGGCAGGGCACTGCCGAAGACGATGGGCGTCGACGAGGTCGGCAGGCTGCTGGAGCAGGCCGAAACCGAAGCTCAGGATCCTGCGCCCGGCCAGCTGCAGCGACTTCGGATGCTGGCTCTTCTCGAACTGCTCTACGCGACGGGGATGCGCGTCAGCGAGCTTGTTTCGCTTCCCGCCCGTGTGCTCGATCAGGACGGACGCTTCCTGATGATCCGCGGCAAGGGCAACAAGGAGCGGCTTGTGCCGCTATCGCATTCGGCAATCGCGGCGCTGAAGCTTTATGGTCGCATGCTCGCCGCCGAGAACGTCGCCGCCAAGGTTCCGCAGGAAAGCCCTTGGCTGTTTCAGGCTGCATCCAAGGAAGGCTATCTGCCGCGGCAGGTTTTCGCGCGTGATTTGAAAAATCTTGCGATCCGCGCGGGCCTCACCCCATCTATGATCTCGCCGCACGTCATGCGGCATGCATTTGCAAGCCATCTTCTCGCTAATGGCGCGGATCTTCGCGTCGTTCAGGAGCTGCTTGGGCACTCAGACATTTCAACCACGCAAATCTATACGCATGTGTTGGAGGAACGGCTTCAACAACTGGTCCAAACGCACCACCCCCTTGCCAAACAGGCCAAAAAGCAGGAATAG